One window of the Diospyros lotus cultivar Yz01 chromosome 12, ASM1463336v1, whole genome shotgun sequence genome contains the following:
- the LOC127787634 gene encoding zinc finger protein ZAT4-like produces MAALMEDQQTNFKHFCRICKKGFMCGRALGGHMRAHGIGDEGGALDDDDQASDWEERGNNVPANKRMYALRTNPNRLKSCRVCENCGKEFLSWKSFLEHGKCSSDDAESLVSSPPSDGGYDRRGCHWSKRKRSLRAKVGMGFNSSDQEEDLAATCLMMLSNARVDPLEGDQPEESCASASKEEERRNPVAVVTAPVGSRAPLDKAKGVAKGLFECKACKKVFNSHQALGGHRASHKKVKGCFAARLDDADDGLADEEVIRHDEFSLMSSKHTSSSFQFDHGAQVSSLTGASKRKSKVHECSICHRIFSSGQALGGHKRCHWITSTSPETSSLAKFHQFQDHVNQIQQRPKFTKSDTLDLNLPAPADDLAAGIRRDPINPLSFEVSTEIHLQPWIGTDSEGKNYDQDPCLRRHPRRHRHGHHHRDHNNNVDNDNDEKINKKNNEQYTPTTTTNHNSISIQNVEDEADSKVRLAKMSELKDMNMTGSSSSWLQVGIGSTTGVGTDP; encoded by the coding sequence atggcTGCTTTGATGGAGGAtcaacaaacaaattttaagcATTTTTGTAGAATCTGCAAGAAGGGTTTCATGTGCGGGAGGGCTTTAGGCGGGCACATGAGAGCTCATGGCATCGGAGACGAGGGTGGAGCCTTAGACGACGACGACCAGGCTAGCGATTGGGAGGAAAGAGGGAACAATGTACCGGCGAACAAGAGAATGTACGCTTTGAGAACCAATCCTAACAGGCTGAAGAGTTGTAGGGTTTGTGAGAATTGTGGCAAGGAGTTCTTGTCTTGGAAATCGTTCCTTGAGCACGGCAAGTGCAGCTCCGACGACGCAGAATCACTCGTCTCTTCGCCACCCTCCGACGGTGGGTACGACCGGAGGGGCTGCCACTGGTCCAAGAGGAAGAGATCGTTGAGGGCTAAAGTGGGGATGGGTTTCAATTCTAGTGATCAGGAGGAAGACCTAGCGGCTACTTGCCTTATGATGTTGTCCAATGCCAGGGTGGATCCCTTGGAGGGAGACCAGCCGGAGGAGTCCTGTGCCTCCGCCAGCAAGGAGGAGGAGCGGCGGAATCCGGTGGCTGTTGTTACCGCTCCGGTTGGTTCCAGAGCACCTCTAGACAAGGCCAAGGGGGTTGCTAAAGGACTGTTTGAATGCAAGGCTTGCAAGAAAGTGTTCAATTCACACCAAGCATTGGGAGGCCACAGAGCTAGCCACAAGAAGGTCAAGGGTTGCTTCGCCGCTCGCCTTGACGACGCTGACGATGGCCTCGCCGACGAAGAGGTGATCAGGCACGATGAGTTCTCATTGATGTCGTCCAAACACACCTCAAGTAGTTTTCAGTTTGACCACGGCGCCCAAGTTTCTTCGCTCACCGGAGCATCCAAGAGGAAATCTAAAGTCCATGAATGTTCGATATGCCATAGGATTTTCTCGTCAGGACAAGCACTGGGAGGCCACAAGAGGTGCCATTGGATTACTTCTACTTCACCGGAGACATCTTCGCTTGCTAAATTTCATCAGTTTCAAGATCACGTGAATCAGATACAGCAAAGACCCAAGTTTACCAAATCGGACACGCTAGATCTCAACCTCCCGGCGCCGGCGGACGACCTGGCTGCCGGAATAAGACGAGACCCAATAAACCCGTTGAGCTTTGAAGTCTCTACCGAAATACATTTGCAGCCGTGGATTGGCACTGACTCAGAAGGAAAGAACTATGATCAAGATCCTTGTCTCCGCCGTCACCCCCGCCGCCACCGCCACGGCCACCACCACCGTGATCATAACAACAATGTAGACAACGACAACGATGAAAAAATCAATAAGAAGAACAATGAACAATACACCCCGACCACCACCACAAACCACAACAGTATTTCAATCCAAAACGTGGAAGATGAAGCAGACAGTAAGGTGAGGTTAGCAAAGATGAGTGAGCTCAAGGACATGAACATGACTGGTAGTTCTTCCTCATGGTTGCAGGTTGGAATTGGTTCGACTACTGGCGTGGGGACTGATCcataa
- the LOC127787635 gene encoding zinc finger protein ZAT9-like: protein MVDQQTNFKHFCRICKKGFMCGRALGGHMRAHGIGDEGGTLDDNDPASDWEERGNNEPTIKRMYALRTNPNRLKSCRVCENCGKEFLSWKSFLEHGKCSSDDAESLVFSPPSDGGYDRRGCHWSKRKRSLRAKVGMSSNSSDQEEDLAATCLMMLSNARVDPLEGEEPEESCASASKEEERRNPTSSRAPLNNKAKGVAKGLFECKACKKVFNSHQALGGHRASHKKVKGCFAARLEDADDGLADEDVITHDEYSLIPSKHNSSNFQLDHGSQVSSVAAASKRKSKVHECSICHRIFSSGQALGGHKRCHWITSGSPETSSLAKFHRFQDHVDHIQQRPKFSKSDGLDLNLPAPGDDLAAGIRRDPINPLSFEVSTEIHLQPWIGIDSEGKNYDQDPRLRRGRHHHPCDRNDNVDNGNKEKVNKNNNEHNSNNEDDDNNSISIQNVDDEVDSKVKLARLSELKDMNMAGNSSSWLQVGIGSTTGVEADP, encoded by the coding sequence ATGGTGGATCAACAGACAAATTTTAAGCATTTTTGTAGAATTTGCAAGAAGGGTTTCATGTGCGGGAGGGCTTTAGGTGGGCACATGAGAGCTCATGGCATCGGAGACGAGGGAGGAACCCTAGACGACAATGACCCAGCCAGCGATTGGGAGGAAAGAGGGAACAATGAACCGACTATCAAGAGAATGTATGCTTTGAGAACCAACCCTAATAGGCTGAAGAGTTGTAGGGTTTGTGAGAATTGTGGCAAGGAGTTCTTATCTTGGAAATCCTTCCTTGAGCATGGCAAATGCAGCTCTGATGATGCCGAATCGCTCGTGTTTTCGCCGCCCTCCGACGGTGGGTATGACCGGAGGGGATGCCACTGGTCCAAGAGGAAGAGATCTTTGAGGGCTAAAGTGGGGATGAGTTCTAATTCTAGTGATCAGGAGGAAGACCTTGCGGCCACTTGTCTTATGATGTTGTCCAATGCCAGGGTGGATCCCTTGGAGGGCGAAGAGCCGGAGGAGTCCTGTGCCTCCGCCAGCAAGGAGGAGGAGCGGCGGAATCCGACGAGTTCTCGAGCACCTCTAAACAACAAGGCCAAGGGGGTCGCCAAAGGACTATTCGAATGCAAGGCTTGCAAGAAAGTGTTCAATTCTCACCAAGCACTGGGAGGCCACAGAGCCAGCCACAAGAAGGTCAAGGGATGCTTCGCCGCCCGGCTTGAAGATGCAGACGACGGCCTCGCTGATGAAGACGTGATCACGCACGACGAGTACTCGTTGATCCCCTCAAAGCACAACTCCAGTAATTTTCAGCTCGACCATGGCAGCCAGGTTTCTTCGGTGGCTGCAGCGTCCAAGAGGAAATCTAAAGTTCATGAATGCTCGATATGCCATAGAATTTTCTCGTCGGGACAAGCATTGGGTGGCCACAAGAGGTGTCACTGGATCACTTCAGGTTCGCCGGAGACATCTTCGCTGGCTAAATTTCACCGGTTTCAAGATCACGTGGATCATATACAGCAAAGACCCAAGTTCAGTAAATCGGACGGACTTGATCTCAACCTCCCGGCGCCGGGGGACGACCTGGCCGCCGGAATAAGACGAGACCCAATAAACCCGTTAAGTTTTGAAGTCTCTACCGAAATACACTTACAGCCATGGATTGGCATCGACTCAGAAGGAAAGAACTATGATCAAGATCCTCGTCTCCGCCGCGGCCGCCACCATCACCCTTGTGATCGTAACGACAATGTGGACAACGGTAACAAAGAAAAAGTCAATAAGAATAACAACGAACACAACAGCAACAACGAGGACGACGACAACAACAGTATTTCAATCCAAAATGTGGATGATGAAGTAGACAGTAAGGTGAAGTTAGCAAGGCTGAGTGAACTCAAGGACATGAACATGGCTGGTAATTCCTCTTCATGGTTGCAGGTTGGAATTGGTTCGACTACTGGTGTGGAGGCTGACCCATAA
- the LOC127813999 gene encoding zinc finger protein ZAT9-like, producing the protein MDKHRCKLCLRSFANGRALGGHMRSHLMNLCSKKLEEEEEEEEEEEEELGNNGEDIESSFSEDEEDEVKELLGYGLRENPKKSIRVVDPEFSFVGSTSVVLQDRESETESSKNPIRRRSERIRKSGKIEPFWAPEAEPEPASSISDASPEEDVAYCLMMLSRDNKWMRGPREVESGEFRRVKARVKGKYKCETCFKVFRSYQALGGHRASHRKARINGNNNATAQTQQQSKGENNGVHIHECPVCFRVFSSGQALGGHKRSHVIGSSSTVTNFPRKQTPRFGESLIDLNLPAPIDDDDLSQIDLSAVSDAEFVNPIKRFPRK; encoded by the coding sequence ATGGATAAGCACAGGTGCAAGCTCTGCTTGAGAAGCTTCGCGAATGGAAGAGCTCTGGGCGGGCACATGAGATCTCACTTGATGAATCTCTGTTCGAAAaaactagaagaagaagaagaggaggaggaggaagaagaagaagaattgggCAACAATGGCGAAGATATTGAGTCTTCGTTTTCCGAAGATGAGGAAGATGAAGTGAAAGAGTTGCTTGGTTACGGGTTGAGAGAGAATCCCAAGAAGAGCATCCGGGTGGTGGATCCGGAATTCTCGTTCGTAGGCTCGACGTCGGTCGTGCTTCAAGACCGGGAGAGCGAGACCGAGTCTTCGAAGAACCCGATTCGGCGACGATCCGAAAGAATCCGAAAATCGGGCAAGATTGAGCCTTTCTGGGCGCCGGAGGCCGAGCCGGAGCCGGCCAGCTCAATCTCCGATGCGTCGCCGGAGGAAGACGTGGCCTACTGTCTGATGATGCTGTCGAGGGATAATAAGTGGATGCGCGGCCCCCGGGAAGTGGAGTCCGGCGAGTTCCGGCGGGTCAAAGCTCGGGTCAAAGGGAAATACAAGTGTGAAACTTGCTTCAAAGTTTTCCGATCTTATCAAGCTCTTGGAGGCCACAGAGCCAGCCACAGAAAGGCCAGAATTAACGGCAACAACAATGCTACCGCTCAAACTCAGCAACAATCGAAAGGAGAGAATAACGGCGTTCACATCCATGAATGCCCCGTATGTTTCAGAGTTTTCTCCTCGGGGCAAGCTCTGGGCGGGCACAAGAGATCGCACGTAATTGGATCATCTTCGACTGTTACTAATTTTCCCAGGAAACAAACACCCAGATTCGGCGAAAGCTTGATCGATCTTAACCTCCCGGCCCCCATTGACGACGACGATCTCAGCCAAATCGACCTCTCGGCGGTTTCCGATGCCGAGTTCGTCAACCCCATCAAGCGTTTTCCCAGAAAATAA
- the LOC127787636 gene encoding uncharacterized protein LOC127787636, protein MPMRGVRLFGVSGKLSHHFVGPFEILERVGPLAYQLALPPQLAHVHDVFHVSMLHKYVTNPRHVIDYYPFVVQEDVSYTKLSASIVDQNEKVLRNRTIPYVKIQWQRHTPEKAIWELEEDMRRLHYQLFA, encoded by the coding sequence atgccgatgaggggtgttcgactctttggagtatctggcaagcTTAGTCATCATTTCGTGGGACCATTCGAGATATTAGAGCGAGTCGGACCGTTGGCTTACCAGTTGGCTTTACCCCCTCAACTAGCTCACGTACACGATGTCTTCCATGTTTCTATGCTTCACAAATACGTGACAAATCCCAGGCATGTCATTGATTATTACCCATTCGTGGTGCAAGAGGACGTGTCATATACTAAGTTATCAGCTAGTATTGTGGATCAGAATGAAAAAGTGCTCCGCAATCGTACAATTCCCTATGTAAAGATTCAGTGGCAGCGACATACCCCTGAGAAGGCTAtttgggagctagaggaggacatgAGGCGACTTCATTACCAGTTATTTGCCTAG